A single Osmerus mordax isolate fOsmMor3 chromosome 7, fOsmMor3.pri, whole genome shotgun sequence DNA region contains:
- the clcnk gene encoding chloride channel K: MANQHLDFTSKVEEGCLKDKETENQRGEQHNEALLLANPWKPWQRSRSLVKESLVWVRRGLGLLGGMEWYCFAALGVLASFLSFLMDLSVTKLLRAHQWLYVKLEGHMLLQFLCWTLYPVSLCALSSSFTHNICPFSAGSGVPEVRTMLSGVEMPHYLSVTNLFVKVVGLVCTLAAGTSVFLGKVGPFVHIATMLGAYLNRLATLLSGKKEERPERAMLAVASAVGVASCFGTPISGVLFSVEVMSSHFPLRDYCPGFFAAACGAVTFRLLAVWSGEGDTVQPLFKTSFSDDKPFYPLEILAFSTVGLLCGAASCVYLFCHRSILRLVKTNRVLAKMLTTEKALYSTMTVFLLASITFPHSAGQYMASKYTMKELLSSLLDSRRWDSKSHNASLELGSELSPWSEWSPTGIPVHATLVCFLVMKLWMLVLACTLPIPAGYFMPVFVYGAALGRLVGETLAHVVPEQGGSPINPGGYALAVKCLFWPVMGEAMHKRCLIFCAVRDSTHSKVPFFPAAGAAAMSGAVTHTLSPALVALEMTGQSSHAAPVILATLISNALSRSGKRPSFYDAISLSKKLPHLPSLLRACPKISSVCLGQVLGPLWALLQRGVGPREVQQVLDTYTDPEIAVVESLDSPILLGSVKRSDLQMFLSHTKDNVLKSLEDVCSIKSPSLQISNDTTIVEAHGVMSVMCAEILYVTERGRLVGVITWLEMKRIMENLAKDI; encoded by the exons ATGGCAAACCAACATCTAGACTTTACAAGCAAAGTCGAGGAGGGCTGCCTAAaggacaaagagacagaaaatcAAAGGGGAGAACAACACAATGAGGCTCTTCTCCTTGCAAATCCATGGAAACCATGGCAACGATCCCGCTCCTTGGTCAAAG AGAGCCTGGTGTGGGTGAGGCGTGGGCTGGGCCTGCTGGGGGGAATGGAGTGGTACTGCTTCGCTGCTCTGGGAGTCCTGGCATCTTTCCTCAGTTTCCTCATGGATCTTAGTGTGACCAAGCTGTTGCGAG CTCACCAGTGGCTGTATGTGAAACTAGAGGGGCACATGCTGCTTCAGTTTCTTTGCTGGACCCTGTATCCCGTCTCCCTgtgtgctctctcctcctcattcacGCACAACATCTGCCCATTTTCAGCAG GTTCTGGGGTTCCTGAGGTGCGAACAATGCTGTCAGGTGTGGAGATGCCTCATTACTTGTCTGTGACCAACCTGTTTGTCAAGGTTGTGGGTCTCGTCTGCACCTTGGCAGCCGGTACTTCAGTGTTCCTGGGGAAAGTG GGCCCGTTTGTTCATATAGCCACCATGTTGGGAGCTTATCTGAACCGTCTAGCCACTCTCCTCAGTGGAAAAAAAGAG gagagaccagagagggcCATGCTGGCAGTAGCTTCAGCAGTTGGGGTAGCTAGCTGCTTTGGGACTCCCATTAGTG GTGTGCTGTTcagtgtggaggtgatgtcTTCTCACTTTCCCCTGAGGGACTACTGCCCGGGCTTCTTCGCCGCGGCGTGCGGAGCCGTGACCTTCCGTCTCCTCGCTGTGTGGAGCGGGGAAGGAG ATACTGTTCAGCCCTTGTTTAAAACCAGCTTCTCCGATGACAAGCCGTTCTATCCACTTGAGATCCTGGCCTTTTCTACAGTGGG ACTGCTGTGCGGAGCTGCCAGCTGTGTCTACCTCTTCTGCCACCGCTCCATCCTGCGCCTCGTCAAAACCAACAGAGTCCTCGCAAAGATGTTGACGACAGA GAAAGCCCTCTACTCAACCATGACGgtgttcctcctggcctccatCACATTCCCTCACTCTGCAGGTCAATACATGGCTTCCAAG TACACCATGaaggagctcctctcctctttactGGACAGCAGGCGATGGGACTCCAAATCCCACAATGCATCACTGGAGCTGGGGTCAGAGTTGAGTCCTTGGTCAGAGTGGAGCCCTACAGGGATTCCAGTCCACGCTACTCTGGTGTGCTTTCTGGTGATGAAG CTGTGGATGCTTGTCTTGGCTTGCACCTTACCCATCCCCGCTGGCTACTTCATGCCTGTATTTGTCTACG GTGCTGCGCTGGGCCGTCTGGTTGGAGAAACGCTAGCTCATGTCGTCCCAGAGCAGGGTGGGAGTCCCATCAACCCCGGCGGCTACGCACTCGCTG TAAAGTGcctcttttggcctgtcatggGGGAAGCAATGCATAAAAGATGCCTCATTTTCTGTGCTGTGAGGGACTCAACACACTCTAAAGTGCCTTTTTTCCCTGCCGCAGGTGCAGCAGCCATGTCAGGAgcggtcacacacactctgtcgcCCGCTCTCGTGGCTCTGGAGATGACGGGCCAGTCCTCCCATGCCGCCCCCGTCATCCTTGCCACCCTCATATCCAACGCTCTGTCTCGCTCCGGGAAGAGGCCGTCTTTTTACGACGCCATTTCCCTCTCCAAGAAGCTCCCGCACCTCCCCTCCTTACTTAGAGCCTGCCCCAA GATTTCTTCTGTCTGCCTGGGACAGGTTCTAGGCCCTTTATGGGCCTTGCTTCAGAGGGGCGTTGGGCCCAGGGAGGTTCAGCAGGTCCTCGACACTTACACAGACCCGGAGATTGCCGTGGTGGAATCACTGG ACTCGCCGATTCTCCTGGGTTCAGTGAAACGGTCAGACCTGCAGATGTTTCTCTCCCACACCAAAGATAAT GTTTTGAAATCACTGGAGGACGTCTGTTCCATCAAATCACCTTCTCTCCAGATCTCCAATGACACCACAATTGTGGAG GCTCACGGCGTGATGAGTGTGATGTGTGCAGAGATCTTGTACgtgactgagagagggaggctggttgGAGTCATCACATGGCTGGAG ATGAAAAGAATAATGGAAAACTTGGCTAAAGACATCTAA
- the fam131c gene encoding protein FAM131C, with protein sequence MDNYEELHSAPQHPMVVLQSEGQPTGKDNPHPSNGSMAEKKSNSGYDIGELATSSLLGLVATIKEHITKPTAMAQGRVAHLIEWKGWGGGGEGGGGGWGTGGGGWGRAGQGLQEDEQLYSEMADEIKEARFAAGVAQQFALAEASMNMWSNHDGSDHPSTSLDPLHDPNRHFLSHFLLDGGSVGVPQHLYSIHAQANNYHGTLGPPQPASSISPMSASQQDSERPLVAGGTAAAEATVRHVDSSSLSEDEVFYN encoded by the exons AGCTCCATAGTGCCCCCCAGCACCCCATGGTGGTACTGCAGTCTGAGGGGCAGCCAACAGGCAAG GATAACCCCCACCCGTCCAATGGCAGCATGGCGGAGAAGAAGAGCAACAGTGGCTATGACATCGGGGAACTGGCCACCTCATCACTGCTGG GTCTGGTTGCCACAATAAAGGAGCACATCACCAAGCCCACAGCCATGGCCCAGGGTCGTGTGGCTCACCTCATCgagtggaagggctgggggggagggggggagggagggggcggagggtgggggacaggaggggggggctgggggagggcgggCCAGGGGCTGCAGGAGGATGAGCAGCTCTACTCCGAAATGGCCGACGAGATCAAGGAAGCCCGCTTCGCCGcag GAGTGGCTCAGCAGTTCGCTCTGGCGGAGGCTTCCATGAATATGTGGTCCAACCACGATGGTTCAGACCATCCCTCCACGAGCTTGGACCCTTTACATG ACCCAAAcagacacttcctgtctcacttcctgttggacGGTGGCAGTGTCGGAGTCCCTCAGCATCTATACAGCATCCATGCCCAGGCCAACAACTACCATGGCACTCTGGGGCCCCCTCAGCcagcctcctccatctcccccatgTCCGCCTCCCAGCAAGACAGTgagcgccccctggtggctggGGGGACTGCTGCGGCAGAGGCCACAGTTCGGCATGTGGACAGCAGCTCCTTATCTGAGGACGAGGTGTTTTACAACTAG